Genomic window (Ureibacillus composti):
ACTCTGGCTGCGTTTGTTGCGTATTGTGGGTCGACTTTAATGTGCTGGATATTTAATAAGTCGCACGTTTTTTCCCACAACTTTTCATTTGCAACGCCGATGTTAAAGTATCCATCAGATGATTTGAATACTTGATATGGAACAATGGATGGATGAGCATTTCCTAAAGCTTTCGGATTTTCTCCGGTAGCAAAGAATCCTGTTGCTAAATAGGTTTGCCAACCAATAATCGTATCGAGCAGGGATGCATCAACCCATTGTCCTTTATTTGTCTTATTTCGTACTTGTAAGGCAGTTAAAATACCGATAATTGCCCACATACCAGATCCTAAATCTCCCATTGAAAAACCAACTTTTACAGGTGGTCTACCTTCTTCACCTGTTACAGACATTAACCCTCCCATGCCTTGTGCAATTACGTCATAACCTGGTTCGCGAGAGTATTTCCCAAACTGACCAAAGCCAGAAATCGAAGCTAAAATAATTTTCGGATTAAGATCTGATAAAACGTCGTAACCCAATCCTAATCTCTCCATTAGACCTGGGCGGAAGTTTTCCACTACTACGTCAGCTGTTTTTACTAAGTCTAAAAAAATCTTTTTCCCTTCATCAGTCTTTAAATTTAAAACAATACTCTTTTTGTTTCGATTGACACTTAAGTAATAAGCGCTTTCATTTTCTAAAAATGGTGGGCCCCATTTTCGTGTATCGTCCCCACCAGGAGGTTCAATTTTAATTACATCCGCCCCCATATCTGCTAGAAACATAGTGCAGTATGGGCCACTTAGTATTCTTGTTAAATCTAAAACTTTGATCCCCTCTAAAGCTTTCAAGATAACACCCCCAAGAATTTAACTATTCTGACATGTATACCATAATCAGGATATTTTGCTCCATTGTAAGTTATGTAAATATTTTCTGTCAATTGTATATTTTCTTCTACAATATGTAATGTTATTCTAATCTAATGAGTTTTTGAGAGTGGGTTGGAAATTTAGTTTTAGTAGTAAAGCAATTTGGAAAGTTTTACATAGTAATGTTAGGTTTTTCCTATAAGAAATACTATTCTAAAATTGATGTGGAGTAATTGGACTTCAAAATAAAGGTTATAATCAAATAGTATAATTTTGAAAAAATTCTGAAAAAAGAATTTTGAAAATACATAAAAATAATCATTTTCAAAATACTGTCGACTAAATGTGAGTTTAGAAAGATATGAAAATATTAATTTTTCGATTGAAATTAACTCTATTTTTAGTTAATATTGTTAAAAACACAGTCGACAGAATATTCGGAAACATAAAGGGTGTGAATTTGTTTGGATTATTTTAATGATGCATTAGATAATGCATTATCTAGTAAAGTTGCAGAAAAAATAATGGAACATATTTTGAATGGTGATTTAAAACCAGGGGATAAGATTGTTGAAGGTGTATATGCTGAAATGTTCAACACTAGCCGTTCTCCTATTAGAGAAGCAATTTATTTATTAGCCACTGAAGGACTAATAGAAAGAATCCCTCGAAAAGGTGCTTATGTAAAGGGGTATACCATTGATGATGTTCAAGATTTGTTAGATGTCCGGAATCATTTGGAATTATTAGCAGCACAAAGGATTGTAGAGCCTCATACTAAAAAACCATTACTTGACGAGATGAAGCGAATCTTACGGGATATGGATCGCTGTAAGGATAAAAAGGATTATACCCATTTAAACTATGAGTTTCATTTTACTTTATTAAAATTTAGCGAGAGTAGTGTTATTGAAGGAATTTATAGCAAAATTGTCCTTCCTCTTTTAAGAATTCAATCAATCCACTTTAAAAATGACCAAACCATTTCAAAATCTAGGGAAGACCATTATAAAATTTACGAATTTTTAATTAATAACCAAGTTGATGAGCTTGTTTCTATGTTAAGAAAACATACAGAAGATGTAATCGTTAATGTAAGAAATCAAGTATTTTGAGGTGATAGAAGTGAAAAGCGCCTTCTTATTTCCAGGTCAAGGCTCACAATATGTAGGAATGCTTCACGACCTACCAAATAACAAAGAAGTTAAGAAAGTTATCGAAGTGGCAACAGATTTATTAAAAGTGAAGATGAGTGACTTGGATAATGAAACTGCTCTTCGTAAAACGAAAGCAGTCCAACTTTCCCTTCTAATTTGTGGAGTTGCCTCATTTGAGATTTTTAAACAAGAGGGGGCGATTCCAGATTATGTTGCAGGTCATTCGGTAGGTGCATTTTCTGCTGCTGTTGCTTCAGGTGTACTTTCTTTTGAAGATGCATTGAAGATTGTTAGTTTAAGAGGAGAGTTAATGGAAAACTTTTATGATAGTGGTTTTGGAATGGGTGTTGTTTTAGGCCTCGATGAAAGTAAATTACAACAAATAGTAGAGAAGGTACATTCAGATTTGCAGCCTGTTTATGTCTCTAATCGAAATGCTCCTACCCAACTAACCATCTCTGGCTCTATTAATGGAATACAGAAAGTCATTGATTTTTCCCAAACGGCTGGAGCAATGTCAGCAAAACTATTAAATGTTTCAACTCCTTCTCATTGTCCACTGTTTGATGAAGTAAGTTATGAGCTTTTAAAAGCGTTAAATGAAGTTGTTATTAATCAACCTAAAATCCCATACTCTTCGAATTTAAGAGCTCGTTTATTAAGAAGAGGGGGAGATATAAAAGAAGATTTAGCTTTTAGTATTTCTCGACCGGTTCTATGGCATGATGCGACCAATGTATTGTATGAAAATGGAGTCCGCCTATTTATTGAAATCCCACCTAAAGAAGTACTCAGTAAACTAGCAATGAATGCGTTTCCAGAAAGTCGGTGCATGGCAGTTTCAAAAAGTGGATTTGATGATTGTATATATATTTTACAAAACTAATATCTAGGGGTGTATGGAATGGTTTTAATTAACGACTTAAACAAGAAATCATGGACAACAAGACACGACGCTAAGAAAAAACGTATTGAAAGTGTACAAAATTTAGTTGATGGTGTGATCATCCCGACTACTAAAATAGTAGAAGCTTTAGAGAATCTTATACAACCAGGTGATCGCGTTGTTTTAGAAGGAAATAATCAAAAACAGGCATCATTCTTGTCGCAGTCTTTAGTACAAGTAAATCCAAAAAAAGTTCACGACTTGCATATGATTATTTCGAGTATCTCAAGACCAGAACATTTGGATATTTTTGAGGAAGGAATCGCAAGAAAAATAGACTTTTCTTATGCAGGTCCTCAAAGTCTTCGTATCGCACAAATGATTGAAGATGGGAAAATCGAGTTAGGTGATTTACATACTTATATAGAGTTATATGGAAGATTGTTTGTAGATTTAATTCCTTCTGTTGCGTTAGTAGCAGCAGATAAAGCAGATAGACACGGTAATTTATATTCAGGACCAAATACTGAAGAAACACCAACATTAGTAGAAGCAACTGCTTTTCGCGATGGGATTGTGATTGTTCAAGTCAACGAGATTGTCGATGAACTACCACGTGTTGATATTCCAAGTTCTTGGGTTGATTTCATTGTAGTAGCAGATCAACCTTACGAACTTGAACCTTTGTTTACGAGAGATCCCCGTCATATTACAGACATTCAGATTTTACAAGCAATGATGGTCATTCGAGGGATTTATGAAAAACATGGTGTCAAATCGCTAAATCATGGAATCGGTTTCAATACTGCAGCTATTGAATTACTTTTGCCTACTTATGCAGAATCGTTAGGCCTTAAAGGGAAGATTTGTACTAACTGGGTGTTAAATCCACATCCAACACTTATCCCTGCAATTGAATCAGGTTGGGTTGAAAGTGTTCATTGCTTTGGTGGAGAACTAGGGATGGAGAAATATGTTGAAGCTAGAAGAGATGTGTTCTTTACAGGGAAGGACGGCAGTTTACGATCGAACCGAACATTGGCCCAATTAGCAGGACAATATGCCGTAGATTTATTTATTGGATCGACTTTACAAATGGACGCACTAGGTAACTCTTCGACTGTAACAAAAGGTAGAGTTGCGGGTTATGGGGGAGCTCCTAATATGGGTCATGATCCAGGTGGTCGTCGTCACTCATCAAATGCATGGTATGACCTAATGACTTCGGACGAGCCATTAGCGCGAGGGAAGAAGTTGGTCGTGCAAGTTGCGGAGACGTTCCAAGAAGCAAACAAACCTGTCTTTGTTGAATCTTTAGATGCAATCAAAGTAAAAGACCAAGCAAAATTAGCTGTTGCACCAGTCATGATTTATGGAGAAGACGTAACCCATGTTGTAACAGAGGAAGGTATTGCTTATTTGTATAAGTCGGATAGCTCAGCTGAGCGTCGAGAAATGATTGCTTCTATTGCAGGGGTTACTCCTATTGGAATGGAACATAATCCGAAAACAGCTGAACGCCTTCGTGAGAGAGGTTTAATAGCAACGCCGGAAGATTTAAAGATTCGTCGTGCAGATGCTAAACGTTCGTTACTGGCTGCCAAAAATATCGATGAACTTGTGCAATGGTCAGGAGGCCTTTATACCCCTCCAGCAAAATTCCGTAGTTGGTAAGAAAAGCGGAGCGCGTTCGTTCAGCCGCGACCAGCGCTGGAGACTTCCGAGAAGCATGCTTGCATGCGTAGGAGGAAGTTGAAGCGACCTCGAGTGGCTAACGCGCGAAGCTAGACACTGTTCAAATTCAAAAAGCGAAAGGATGAGGAGTATGGTAGATTCACATCAGTTATCTATGGCATTAGCGGATTTAGCGGTTGAATCATTAATAGAGGAATTATCTCTTACTCCGAAACCTGGTCTAGTAGATCAAAATGATCAAGGGTCACATAGGGATTTAACCTATTCAATAATGATGACATCTGCTATTTCCTTACACGAAACATTTTATCAAATGGCCAAGGTGTCCTTTAGTGAGGAACCTTCGCAGTACTTGCGTGAAAAAATCGGAGAAATTGGTCGTGCTGGGGAAAAGGTGATGTATGAAGCAACAAATGGTGTAAATACACATAAAGGAGCAATTTGGTCACTTGGATTATTAACGGCAGCAGCATCTATTCATAAAGGACAAGTAGATGA
Coding sequences:
- a CDS encoding malonate decarboxylase subunit epsilon; this encodes MKSAFLFPGQGSQYVGMLHDLPNNKEVKKVIEVATDLLKVKMSDLDNETALRKTKAVQLSLLICGVASFEIFKQEGAIPDYVAGHSVGAFSAAVASGVLSFEDALKIVSLRGELMENFYDSGFGMGVVLGLDESKLQQIVEKVHSDLQPVYVSNRNAPTQLTISGSINGIQKVIDFSQTAGAMSAKLLNVSTPSHCPLFDEVSYELLKALNEVVINQPKIPYSSNLRARLLRRGGDIKEDLAFSISRPVLWHDATNVLYENGVRLFIEIPPKEVLSKLAMNAFPESRCMAVSKSGFDDCIYILQN
- a CDS encoding GntR family transcriptional regulator, whose product is MDYFNDALDNALSSKVAEKIMEHILNGDLKPGDKIVEGVYAEMFNTSRSPIREAIYLLATEGLIERIPRKGAYVKGYTIDDVQDLLDVRNHLELLAAQRIVEPHTKKPLLDEMKRILRDMDRCKDKKDYTHLNYEFHFTLLKFSESSVIEGIYSKIVLPLLRIQSIHFKNDQTISKSREDHYKIYEFLINNQVDELVSMLRKHTEDVIVNVRNQVF
- a CDS encoding CoA transferase; this translates as MKALEGIKVLDLTRILSGPYCTMFLADMGADVIKIEPPGGDDTRKWGPPFLENESAYYLSVNRNKKSIVLNLKTDEGKKIFLDLVKTADVVVENFRPGLMERLGLGYDVLSDLNPKIILASISGFGQFGKYSREPGYDVIAQGMGGLMSVTGEEGRPPVKVGFSMGDLGSGMWAIIGILTALQVRNKTNKGQWVDASLLDTIIGWQTYLATGFFATGENPKALGNAHPSIVPYQVFKSSDGYFNIGVANEKLWEKTCDLLNIQHIKVDPQYATNAARVKNRDQLIPLLESIFMKNTTKHWISKFKEIGIPVGPVNTFSDLYEDEHVYDREMVQTVQHPTIGELKLTGIPVKLSETPGEVYSAPPLLGEHSTEILKSLGYSSDEIEELYKNNVSYTTNTVSVN
- the mdcA gene encoding malonate decarboxylase subunit alpha, which translates into the protein MVLINDLNKKSWTTRHDAKKKRIESVQNLVDGVIIPTTKIVEALENLIQPGDRVVLEGNNQKQASFLSQSLVQVNPKKVHDLHMIISSISRPEHLDIFEEGIARKIDFSYAGPQSLRIAQMIEDGKIELGDLHTYIELYGRLFVDLIPSVALVAADKADRHGNLYSGPNTEETPTLVEATAFRDGIVIVQVNEIVDELPRVDIPSSWVDFIVVADQPYELEPLFTRDPRHITDIQILQAMMVIRGIYEKHGVKSLNHGIGFNTAAIELLLPTYAESLGLKGKICTNWVLNPHPTLIPAIESGWVESVHCFGGELGMEKYVEARRDVFFTGKDGSLRSNRTLAQLAGQYAVDLFIGSTLQMDALGNSSTVTKGRVAGYGGAPNMGHDPGGRRHSSNAWYDLMTSDEPLARGKKLVVQVAETFQEANKPVFVESLDAIKVKDQAKLAVAPVMIYGEDVTHVVTEEGIAYLYKSDSSAERREMIASIAGVTPIGMEHNPKTAERLRERGLIATPEDLKIRRADAKRSLLAAKNIDELVQWSGGLYTPPAKFRSW